The Candidatus Dependentiae bacterium DNA window CACACGGCGATATAACAACGAAGCATCACCGAAAATAGGATCGGTAATAATATTAACATTTTCTATCTGTATCAAAAATGTTGCATGTCCAATCCAGGTAATAACTGGTTCAACAGCACATGTAGCAGGAATACTACAGGTATACCAATCAGAAAGAACCTTAGGCACCCGTTTTGCGCGATTGCGCAACGATTGCAATACTGTCAATGCTGTTTTGAACAGTAAACTTTCTGGATAATTATGATTATTATTATAGAACCGATTGTTAATTTTCAGTGGCTGGCGATACAATACTTCTTTTTTCATTACTATCCTTTTAGAGTAAAAAAGAAACCCCCATCCTGACAGAACGTCACGGATAGGGGAAATGGAGGTTATCTTAGACTAAAAATTCTCACTATAGTCATTAATTGATGATACATTAACTTATCAACAAAATCAAATTATATATCTACTCATTTTAACTAGTATATCGATTCCGTCAGCTTTTTGAAAAGAGTATGATAATTTTTTATCATACGTTGACTACTAAAGTTTTTTAAAACTGTTTGTTGACCTGCTAGTCCATACTTCCTTTTTAAATTTTCATTTTGAATAATTTTCAAAAGTGCCTGAGCTAATCTTTGTGCATTACCAGCCTCTACAAGCAATCCATTTTTTTTATTTTCTATAACCATGTGTTTGTTATCTTTATCAGTAACAATACTGGTAATAGCCAAAGACATTGCCTCAAGTAATGCTATAGAAATACCCTCTTTATCTGACGACTGCACAAAACAATCAAAAAATGGATAGTAACCATACGCTGATTGTCCAACAACAAAAGTAACCTTATCTGCAATGCCTTTTTCCATTACAAGCATTCTCAGCTTTTGTTCCTCTACACCAGAACCAACTAGCACTAATCGTACCTTATTACATGTTTGTAGAACAATAGAAAAACTTTCAATCAATAATGGATAATTTTTTATAGGTACAAATCTACCAACAGAACCGATAATAAAATTAGAATTTTGTTTAAAACAATTATTTTGCGAAAACTTAAACTGATACATTATATTTTTTAACCATTCACCTAATCCTGCATCATTTATACGCTGTTCGTATACATTGTTTTCTTTTTTTGCACGTTGCATAACATTGTATATATCAATACCATTAGCAATTATCTCAACTGCCGGCACATTTTTTTTGTTACGCTGCTGCAAACCATTTTTAATTTCGTCAGAAACTGCAACAACTGTGCTACCAAAAAACGTTTGCATTGTTGTATCCAAAAATACACGCAATACACCGTCTTGAAATACATTATTATGATATACCGTGGCAATAGGTATCTTTAACAGCCATGCCACAACTCTGCTAAAAACATTTGCTGCCCATAGCAAGCTGTGAATGGCATTTGGATCAATCTTTTTTATCAACATATAAAAAAAAAAAAAAAAAAAAGGATCGTATAATGTAAACAATCCTCGAACACCATAAATAGGTATGCCTAATTTTTTAAATTTCTCAACATACGGCCCATGACGAAAATAAATAATATGATGTTCATACTCTTTTTTGTCTAAACCACATATAAGATCGTAGAGCACTTTTTGAGCCCCACCCCTTTCTAGATTCGTGATGATATGTAAAAGCTTCACCTCACTCACTCTGTAACTTTTTCTTATTCACCTTACCTGTTGCAGTAACTGGTAGGTCTTTTACGGTAATTATAAATTGTTTTGGTACTTTGTATGCCGCTAGGTTTTGCAAACAAATTTTTTTGAGTTCTTGCTCAATACCTTCTTGTTCTTCACGCAGTTGAACGTAGGCAATAGGCACCTGTCCTACCTGTGGATCATTTCTACCAATAACGCCAGTGCGAATAACAGATGCATGACTCATAATAATATTTTCTATTTCTTGTGGATAAATATTAAAACCCTTGTGAATAATAAGATCTTTTACGCGTCCGGTAATAACAATCGTGTTGTTTTTATCGATATATGCTAAATCACCAGTATGCAACCAACCATCAGTCAAAACCTTTGCAGTCATTTCCGACTCATTGTAATACCCAAGCATAACATTATCACCCTTTACCCACAGCTCACCGATTTCACCATTTAGCAACACATTGCCTCTTTCATCACGAATTGAGGTGGTAATACCACACACAGCACGTCCAACATTACTTGTCAGTTCTGTTTGATCTCGCAAATCAACAGAAACTAACGGTGCAGTCTCAGTCAATCCATATCCATTACAAATTTTTCTACCATAAATGAGTGCAAAGGCTGCACGAATTTTGTCCGACAATGCATCACCACCAGAAACAAAACATTTTACTGAATCTAGTGGTGCTGTTTTTAACAAACACAGCAATCCATACAACGCAGGAACGCCACAAAAAAACGTTGGCTTTTGCTCTAATCCTTGCAAAATATCTCTCCGATTAATGTTTGGAACAACAATTACCGTACAACCGACGAACAATGTCGCCCATACACAAATACTTTGCGCAAAACTATGAAATAGTGGAAGTACGCCAAAAATACGTTCTCCTTGCCATAATCCAACTCGAGCAATCATTTGTACAACATTCGTCATACAATTTTTTGAGCTTAACATCACCCCTTTTGGCAAGCCCGTTGTACCCGATGTATATAATAATACAGACATATCTTGCTCATCTAAATCAATAATAGCAACGTCTTCTATGTTCTCAGGAACCAATGGTGTAAGCTGCATATCATCTTCTGTTAATATTTTTATGCCCGTGTTCCTCAAAAACTTTGATAATTTTTGGCTAGCAATTATAAGAGTCGGTTGCGCATCATTAACAATATGCTCTAATTCTCGCTCACATAAAAATGTGTTAAGTGGCGCCACTACAGCTCCTGCTTGCAAAATGCCGTAATACCCTATATAAAATTCTAGTGAATTTTCAAAAAATAACAGTACGCGGTCTTTTGGCTTTACGCCAGCTTGACGAACTTTTTTTGTCATAAGACCAGCGCGATAGTACAGCTCTTTATAGGTAATACGTTGTTCCTTATAAATCAGCGCTACATTGTCACAATATTTTTTATATGCATACTCAAGTAACCTGCCAATATGCATTAAACGTCCATCTCGGCTTAACTCTTTTTTCAGTTTTTCATACAATGTACATTCTTGACTTTTAGTATGGCCGTATCCATTTGGCATGATTGACCTTTTTACAGACAATTTTTTTTAATCAATTATACTTAAACTAAAAAATTAGCAGAAAAATATGAAAAAAGAAAAACAGGGCTTGCTTATTTCCGTTGAAGGCATCGACGGTGCCGGTAAAAGTACACTTACACATAATGTACATTCTCTTTTATTGCAGCGGAATTACCCGGTTTTGCTTACCAAAGAACCCGGAGCAACAGATTTAGGTAAAAAATTACGTGCTATTTTACAAGAAAGAGTCATACCGATTTGTAACAAAAGTGAGTATCTGCTTTTTGCTGCTGATAGAGCACAACACTTTGAAACAGTTGTATCACCATCATTAGAAAAAAACATGATAGTAATTTCCGATCGTATGGCTGATTCTTCGTTGGTATATCAAGGATACGGACGCGGGCTTAATATTGCTCTTATCGAGATTATTAATCAATGGGCAATGAACAATATAAAACCTCATCTGACAATGTACATTCGCCTATCTAAAGAAGAGGCATTCAAGCGTTTGGCACAACGAGACAGACTCAGTACTTTTGAGAAAAAAGAATTAATAAAAAAAGTATTTACTGGATTTGAAGAAATCTACAAAAATCGTAACGATGTAATGGTTCTTGATGGTACACAACCACCAGAGTACCTTACTCAATTGGCCGCTGAAAAAATAGTTTCGCTGTATAGCACTAAAAACAGCACTTTTTCTGTCAATGTTTCAAATGATATTATAAAAAAATGGTAAAAACCAATTAACATGAATCCTTTAGAACTAGAAAATATATCTCCAGCATATCTGTGGATTGGACGGCATGATGTCATCATAGAAAAAACAGTCAATTTTTTACAAAAAGCATTATGTCCAAACAGCGGTGGTGACCATTGCGTTACATGCCAGCAAATTATACAACAACAGCATCATGCAGTTGTGTGGCTTACTCCAGAAAAACAATATACACTTGAACAGTTAGAAACAATTTCTAAACGTATTTCATTTGCATTAGAACCCGGCAACCAGTGCTTTTTTGTTTTACAGCATGCCGACTTTTTAACTCCTGCTTGTGCCAATAGCTTATTAAAATCAGTAGAAGAACCACCAAATGGCTATCATTTCATTTTTCTAGCTCAAAGAGCTGATCGTATTTTGCCTACTATTGTCTCACGCTGTGTTGTACAGTCATTTGCTTCAGAAAAACATACCACATCTCAACATCCACTCTTTCCCTTTTTAGTTCAATCAAATACTGACCCTCTAGCATTTGATAAAGAGTTACTTGTAAGCAAGATAAATGAACGGGAAAGTATTGAGTTATTAGACGATTTACTCACCTATTGGGTGAAACAATATAAAAAAAATATCAGTGAAAAAAAAGATAACATCACCGACAAGCAAATAAACGCAAAAATCACAAAAATAATCCATGTAATCAAAAAAGCATTTGAAAAACCACCAATGCCCGGTAGCGGTAAAATTTTTTGGCGTAACTTTTTTTTGCAAATTAATTCTTAAGCATATATTTTTGTACATCGGTATGAGTCACACCATCTTGGTGCAATATAGATTCTTTTAACACAAAATAAAAAACTTGCCACTCAAGCTTCTCAAGCTGTATTGCATTAACGTAATGCAGCAGTTTTTGACGATCTTGCACCGACTTGACTCGAGCAATGGTAAGATGTGGGATAAATGGCCTCGTTTCTGCTTTAACAATATCGCGTAAGTTATAATTAATTTCTCTAGCAAGCTTCACTAATTGCGGTGCAATCACATGCACAAAAATAATATTGATTTTCTGACCAGTACTAAAAACATCAACTGAGCCTAGTTTTGCTGTGCGCACAGGCATAGAAAGATATTGTAACCTTTCTTGAATATTAGTTGCCACAAATCGTTCAACCTCACCGACAAATTGTAATGTAATATGAATTGATTCGGGCGCTGTATAGCGCCCGGTAAAAAGCTTTTGTTTACGTAATCCTCTTTGAATAGCTTGTATTTCTGTTTTTATCTGCTCTGGAACATCAACAGCAATGAAAAGACGTCTGAGACTTTCCACAAATTACCACCAACCACTTTTTCTCTTTTTTTCTGCCTCAATTTGCGCTGTTTGTTTTTTTTCTTCTTGCTCTTTTTTAATGCTCTTTACATCTGTTACAAACTCTTCAACAGTTGCTTCAATAGACTTTAATCGACCATCAACGTTAACAATCTTATCTTCAACTGCTTTAAATGATATATTTAATGATTCTATCAATTTAAACAAACGTCTTTCAGTTTCTTGGTACTGCCTATCAAAATCTGCTTTTTTCTGATCAGTAATTGCGTTGATCAATTGTTCGTCAGTAGACTGTTGTTCTGCAATTTTTTGCTCAAGTTCCTTTTTTTGATTTATAATTGCCCTTCCCAAAACCCCTGACACCCTGTTTACTTTTTGATCAAGTATTTTCATCTTATCTGCTTGATGTCCTTGATACTTTCTAACACTTAATTGGTTACACGATAATATTCCTATTCTCCCAGCTAATGTTCCCATCTCTTGTTTATATGTTTCAGCTGAAACTAGATCTAGATCTTCAAGCTCTTTTACCCGACACAAAAGACTCTCTATTTTTTTTGTATTATCAACAGAAACACTATTTAAAGCCTTTAATGCCTCTCTATTTTCTATAATATAGCTTACAATATCATCAACCACACAACATTTAAGAGCTTCAATAAGGCGTCTATTCCTTACATTTACTGATATTACGCTGTCTAGTGATTCATTCAACGTTCTCTGCTTCCTGTGAATATTAAATATCTCTTCATCTTTTTTATCAATCACTGATTGGAATTTATCTATCATGCTTTGTACACCAGAAATAGAATTTGAAAGAGCCCATTCTGCAATCTCCTTTTCTGTTTTATACTGCACCTGAGATACATACTCTATAGGTAAGTCTTCTTTTAAAGCATGTAGCTCCTTTCCAACATATTCTATACTTTTGGTATTTGATTCTACTTTTAGGCCTAAATCAACACCACTCGAAGAAGTAGAATGGTTTATTGATCGCTTCCTGATTTTTTTTCCACCACCACCCCGCAACATCGCTCGTGCATCACAAACACACATTAACAATACGCATGCTAATATAAAATGGGTAGTGTTAACTATTTTCCTCATGCTTTCTCCTTTGTTATTGAATATAAAAGATCATGCACTCTTCAGATTATCCTATATTTTTTATAGTTTCTTGGCTCTCTACCATTTCATGTAATCGAATTGTTTCTTTTATAGTCACTTAGAAATTTCTGTGCCCTTTTTAATTTATTCGATTCACTATTGAATGCATTGTCAACAGCAAATAAGCACTCGTGTAGCTTACCATTTTTTACTTCTAACGAATGGATTTTCTTTGTAAGTGCTGCTATCTGCTGAGCATGCTCAAGCTGCATCTGAACCAGTTGTTCTTTTAATAATTCAATAGTGACACACGATGTAGAAATTGTATTTGCTTGCTTACTAAATTCTTCTTGCTCTTTTTTGAGTACAGATAGTTCTTCACGAAACTCTGCATTATCTTTAGCGATTTCTGCTTTAAAAATACTCAAATCATTTGCAACCCTTTTAATATCTCTTTGATTTTGTCCTATTTTGTTTTTATGTGGTCGAAAGCAACCAACCGTCAGACACTCTTGTTCTCTAAAAGATTGCTTTTTTCGACTTCCACTACCTCTCATTGCACATACATCCGCAGAAACAACAAACAAGCATACAAATAACATGACTAAAAAAATCCGCGTGATAAACGTACAAACAGAGAAGAATTCTTTTTTCATATATCTCCTTTGTATTAATCAATCTTAATGCAGGCACTCTATCAAATTTTATAAAATAAAAAAACAGAAATAATCCTTTACTTCGTGCATATCGCCAATTCATTGATGATATATAGATATATAAAGTGTTTTTATTACTTCATTGGAGCAACTTTATAGTTGCAATGAAAAGTAGACAGAGCCTATGAACAACAATAAAAAACAAAATTTTACAACAAACAAATATATATCTGAAACAAATTAACCACCTTTGATAACTGCAAGCGGTTTAACTCGAGCAACTTTACGTGCAAGTTTTGTATTGTGTACAACATTTACAACGCTATCAACATCCTTATAGGCAAGTGGCGCCTCTTCTGCGAGACCAGCATCAGAGTCACAACGAATAATAATGCCAGCTTTATTTAATTCTTTGCGAAGTTCTGTTCCACGAACTGTCTTTTTTGCTTTTGCACGGGACATCTTTCGCCCTGCACCATGGCACGAACTACCAAAAGCAGTATCCATACTTTCTTGTGTCCCTACCAGCACATAAGACGAGGTACCCATAGTTCCCGGAATTAAAACGGGCTGCCCAACCGACTGATATTTTGCTGGTGTTTGTGGTGTTTTAGGGCCAAACGCACGTGTTGCCCCTTTACGATGCATCACTACATCTTTTTCTACACCGTCAACAATGTGTCGCTCACGTTTTCCTAAATTATGAGAAACATCATATACTAATGCAAGCCATGCATCTTTGCCTAAAACTGTTTGCCATGCTTCACGTACCCAATGAGTAATTGTATGTCTATTTGCCCACGCATAATTTGCAGCAGCTGCCATTGCAGAGAAATAGTCTTGCCCTTCTTGCGATTTAAATGGTGCGCATACCAACTCTCTATCTGGCAATTGATAGCCCCACTCAGACAGTTTTGCCATCATAATTTTCACGTAATCAGTACACGTTTGATGTCCTAAACCGCGTGAACCACAGTGAATCATTACCGTAACCATACCCGGTACTAAGCCAAATGCTTGTGCTACTTTTTGATCATAAATTTCTTCCACTTCTTGCACCTCCAAAAAGTGATTACCTGAACCAAGCGTACCTAACTGATCACGCCCACGCTGCTTTGCTCGTTTTGAAATTAAGCTTGAATCTGCAATAGTCATGCGTCCATTTTCTTCACACAACTTCAAATCATTTTCTGTACCATATCCTTGCTCAAGCATATAGTATGCACCATCACGTAATACACGATCCATTTCTTGTGTATCAAATTTCAATTTTCCACCGCGCCCTACACCAGAGGGGATTGCATGAAACATGACAGTAGCAAGTTTTTCCAAATGCGTCTTAATTTCATCTGCTTTCATATTTGCAACCAACAAACGCACACCACAATTAATATCGTACCCAATACCACCAGGAGAAATAACCCCGCCTTCTTCAATTGCCGTTGCTGCCACCCCACCAATAGGAAAACCGTAGCCTTGATGAATATCTGGCATTGCAATTGCATACTTTTGTATACCAGGCAGGCTTGCAACGTTCATAAGTTGAATAAGTGAATGATCTTCTTTGATATCCACAAACATTTCTTTGTTCATATAAATACGTGCCGGTACTCGCATATGTGGTGATACCGCTTGCGGAATCTCAAATAAGTTTTCATTAATTTGCACCATATCTTCTAAGCTTATTATCCGTTCCATAAAAAATTCCTAAATATCAAAAACAATATCTGTTTGCCATACATCATCAACATGTTTAATCACTAAATCATGGTACGTAACTGCCTTGATTTCTACCACATCAAAACCAGTAATAGCAACGCCTTTAATAACTGCCTTTATGTTTGTATCTGTAAGCTGATCAATAGCTACATCAAAATATGCCTGATTATGCACATCAGACAAATATAATGCCTCTGATAAGAAATCTACTAAAAGTGCATCAATATCGGGAGCCATTACCTCTACTATATGTTTTTTCGGCAAATCATCACACACAATATACTCACCAACCTTCTTACAACTTGACGGTACATGTGGACCAACAATACTAAACATACCGTATAATGAATTAC harbors:
- a CDS encoding glycosyltransferase codes for the protein MKLLHIITNLERGGAQKVLYDLICGLDKKEYEHHIIYFRHGPYVEKFKKLGIPIYGVRGLFTLYDPFFFFFFYMLIKKIDPNAIHSLLWAANVFSRVVAWLLKIPIATVYHNNVFQDGVLRVFLDTTMQTFFGSTVVAVSDEIKNGLQQRNKKNVPAVEIIANGIDIYNVMQRAKKENNVYEQRINDAGLGEWLKNIMYQFKFSQNNCFKQNSNFIIGSVGRFVPIKNYPLLIESFSIVLQTCNKVRLVLVGSGVEEQKLRMLVMEKGIADKVTFVVGQSAYGYYPFFDCFVQSSDKEGISIALLEAMSLAITSIVTDKDNKHMVIENKKNGLLVEAGNAQRLAQALLKIIQNENLKRKYGLAGQQTVLKNFSSQRMIKNYHTLFKKLTESIY
- the thpR gene encoding RNA 2',3'-cyclic phosphodiesterase, with amino-acid sequence MESLRRLFIAVDVPEQIKTEIQAIQRGLRKQKLFTGRYTAPESIHITLQFVGEVERFVATNIQERLQYLSMPVRTAKLGSVDVFSTGQKINIIFVHVIAPQLVKLAREINYNLRDIVKAETRPFIPHLTIARVKSVQDRQKLLHYVNAIQLEKLEWQVFYFVLKESILHQDGVTHTDVQKYMLKN
- the tmk gene encoding dTMP kinase, coding for MKKEKQGLLISVEGIDGAGKSTLTHNVHSLLLQRNYPVLLTKEPGATDLGKKLRAILQERVIPICNKSEYLLFAADRAQHFETVVSPSLEKNMIVISDRMADSSLVYQGYGRGLNIALIEIINQWAMNNIKPHLTMYIRLSKEEAFKRLAQRDRLSTFEKKELIKKVFTGFEEIYKNRNDVMVLDGTQPPEYLTQLAAEKIVSLYSTKNSTFSVNVSNDIIKKW
- a CDS encoding archease, with the protein product MKKFEQLPHTADIKIRVYGKTKEELFRNSLYGMFSIVGPHVPSSCKKVGEYIVCDDLPKKHIVEVMAPDIDALLVDFLSEALYLSDVHNQAYFDVAIDQLTDTNIKAVIKGVAITGFDVVEIKAVTYHDLVIKHVDDVWQTDIVFDI
- a CDS encoding RtcB family protein → MVQINENLFEIPQAVSPHMRVPARIYMNKEMFVDIKEDHSLIQLMNVASLPGIQKYAIAMPDIHQGYGFPIGGVAATAIEEGGVISPGGIGYDINCGVRLLVANMKADEIKTHLEKLATVMFHAIPSGVGRGGKLKFDTQEMDRVLRDGAYYMLEQGYGTENDLKLCEENGRMTIADSSLISKRAKQRGRDQLGTLGSGNHFLEVQEVEEIYDQKVAQAFGLVPGMVTVMIHCGSRGLGHQTCTDYVKIMMAKLSEWGYQLPDRELVCAPFKSQEGQDYFSAMAAAANYAWANRHTITHWVREAWQTVLGKDAWLALVYDVSHNLGKRERHIVDGVEKDVVMHRKGATRAFGPKTPQTPAKYQSVGQPVLIPGTMGTSSYVLVGTQESMDTAFGSSCHGAGRKMSRAKAKKTVRGTELRKELNKAGIIIRCDSDAGLAEEAPLAYKDVDSVVNVVHNTKLARKVARVKPLAVIKGG
- a CDS encoding AMP-binding protein encodes the protein MPNGYGHTKSQECTLYEKLKKELSRDGRLMHIGRLLEYAYKKYCDNVALIYKEQRITYKELYYRAGLMTKKVRQAGVKPKDRVLLFFENSLEFYIGYYGILQAGAVVAPLNTFLCERELEHIVNDAQPTLIIASQKLSKFLRNTGIKILTEDDMQLTPLVPENIEDVAIIDLDEQDMSVLLYTSGTTGLPKGVMLSSKNCMTNVVQMIARVGLWQGERIFGVLPLFHSFAQSICVWATLFVGCTVIVVPNINRRDILQGLEQKPTFFCGVPALYGLLCLLKTAPLDSVKCFVSGGDALSDKIRAAFALIYGRKICNGYGLTETAPLVSVDLRDQTELTSNVGRAVCGITTSIRDERGNVLLNGEIGELWVKGDNVMLGYYNESEMTAKVLTDGWLHTGDLAYIDKNNTIVITGRVKDLIIHKGFNIYPQEIENIIMSHASVIRTGVIGRNDPQVGQVPIAYVQLREEQEGIEQELKKICLQNLAAYKVPKQFIITVKDLPVTATGKVNKKKLQSE